Proteins from a genomic interval of Rhodopseudomonas julia:
- a CDS encoding cupin domain-containing protein: MSNTAEPGASARPKTSTRIVACTSLPDVEGKSITTAFVHFPPNAFTPEHQHPGSVTAYVLDGTIRSRLAGESTGTYAAGETWFEPPGAIHLFAENASSTKTADLLAIFIADDNCGPLTIFR; the protein is encoded by the coding sequence ATGAGCAACACGGCCGAGCCCGGCGCATCGGCGCGCCCCAAGACTTCCACGAGGATCGTGGCATGCACGTCTTTGCCAGACGTCGAAGGCAAGTCGATCACGACGGCGTTCGTGCATTTCCCGCCAAACGCCTTCACACCCGAGCATCAACATCCCGGCTCGGTCACGGCCTATGTTCTTGACGGCACCATTCGTTCCCGACTGGCCGGAGAAAGCACCGGCACCTACGCCGCCGGCGAGACTTGGTTCGAGCCTCCAGGTGCCATCCATCTTTTTGCGGAGAACGCCAGCTCGACCAAAACAGCGGATCTCTTGGCGATCTTCATTGCGGATGACAATTGCGGTCCACTGACCATTTTCAGGTAG
- a CDS encoding class II aldolase/adducin family protein, translating into MSKTEKALRKAIIAACREMNASGLNQGTAGNISARYKDRLLITPSGIPYDELEPEMIAALPLNGEYGAFEGPNKPSSEWRFHLDIAKARPEIGATVHTHAPYATTLAIARREIPACHYMVTAFGGAEIRCAPYRKFGSKELSEVALEALQGRKGCLLANHGMIAIGADLERAMWLAVELEALARHYYQALLIGGPVLLSQEEIAEAGELMSGYGLAVEQARDA; encoded by the coding sequence ATGAGCAAGACAGAGAAAGCGCTGAGGAAGGCGATCATCGCCGCCTGTCGCGAGATGAATGCAAGCGGCCTCAATCAGGGCACGGCCGGCAATATTTCGGCACGCTACAAAGACCGGCTGTTGATCACGCCGAGCGGCATTCCCTATGACGAGCTGGAGCCGGAGATGATCGCGGCCCTGCCTCTTAATGGCGAATACGGCGCCTTTGAGGGGCCGAATAAGCCGTCGAGCGAGTGGCGGTTTCATCTCGACATTGCCAAGGCACGGCCGGAGATCGGCGCCACCGTGCACACGCATGCACCCTATGCGACCACGCTCGCGATCGCGCGGCGCGAGATCCCGGCCTGCCACTACATGGTGACCGCCTTCGGCGGGGCGGAGATCCGCTGCGCCCCCTATCGCAAATTCGGCTCTAAGGAATTGTCCGAGGTCGCGCTCGAAGCTCTTCAGGGCCGAAAAGGCTGCCTTCTCGCCAATCACGGCATGATCGCGATCGGCGCCGATCTGGAGCGGGCGATGTGGCTTGCCGTCGAGCTCGAAGCGCTCGCCCGGCACTACTATCAGGCACTTCTGATCGGCGGCCCGGTGCTTCTCTCTCAAGAAGAGATTGCCGAAGCGGGCGAGCTCATGTCCGGCTACGGGCTTGCCGTGGAGCAGGCGCGCGACGCCTGA
- a CDS encoding MarR family winged helix-turn-helix transcriptional regulator: MSKSADQAKLPETGEGKRGEDGYLGYLLRQAAAAHRLRMDRALADLEVTPPQFAVMTMVKAYPGQSNADIARMALLTPQTTNVIVANLERAGHIQRRPHEVHRRILRIDLTPSGHDLLQACRSRVQAVEAELAQGFSEETTAEIRRWLVAVSRLNAG, translated from the coding sequence ATGAGCAAGAGTGCCGATCAAGCGAAATTGCCCGAGACTGGTGAAGGCAAACGCGGTGAGGACGGATATCTTGGCTATCTGCTGCGACAGGCCGCTGCGGCTCATCGCTTGCGCATGGATCGCGCCTTGGCCGACCTTGAGGTCACGCCGCCACAATTTGCGGTGATGACGATGGTGAAGGCGTATCCGGGCCAGTCCAACGCCGACATCGCGCGTATGGCCCTCCTTACGCCCCAGACGACGAATGTGATCGTGGCGAACCTGGAGCGCGCCGGACATATCCAGCGCCGGCCGCACGAGGTGCACCGCAGGATTCTGCGGATCGACCTGACCCCATCTGGGCACGACCTACTGCAAGCGTGCCGTTCGCGCGTGCAGGCGGTGGAGGCGGAACTTGCTCAAGGCTTCAGCGAGGAAACCACAGCCGAAATCCGCCGCTGGTTGGTCGCCGTATCGCGGCTGAATGCGGGTTGA
- a CDS encoding ABC transporter ATP-binding protein has product MSTNENVLSVRDLKVSFKLADGQVDAVRGVNFDVASGETVAIVGESGSGKSQTVMSLMGLLASNGRASGEALYRGEDLLRLSPRRLNRIRGDKITMIFQEPMSSLDPLYRIGRQIAEPMIHHGGLSAKAARAKALELLKLVRIPNAERRLDAYPHEMSGGQRQRVMIAMALANDPDILIADEPTTALDVTIQAEILRLLKDLQDRLGMAIVFITHDLGIVRRFADRVYVMRAGEVVEQGAVSEIFVRPQHPYTKMLLAAEPEGHKEPVPDTAPVLLQGRGVSVSFKIKEGLFGKNSFELKAVDNLSLTLRQGQTIGIVGESGSGKSTLGRALLRLISSRGDIIFEGQDLTGADLRRDRPLRRQLQIVFQDPYGSLSPRLTVGQIITEGLLVHEPELGRKERDRRAVEALKEVQLDPAMRNRYPHEFSGGQRQRIAIARAMILKPKVLVLDEPTSALDRSVQKEIVDLLRKLQREHNLSYLFISHDLSVVRALADTVIVMKEGKVVEEGLTEDVFARPKKDYTKELMAAAFMSQEARREAEQAAAATQEAEAS; this is encoded by the coding sequence ATGAGCACCAATGAAAACGTGCTGTCCGTCCGCGATCTCAAGGTGAGCTTCAAGCTCGCCGACGGTCAGGTCGATGCCGTGCGCGGCGTCAATTTCGATGTCGCCTCTGGCGAAACCGTCGCCATCGTCGGCGAATCCGGCTCCGGCAAGAGCCAGACCGTCATGTCGCTGATGGGGCTTCTGGCCTCAAACGGCCGGGCCAGTGGCGAGGCGCTCTATCGCGGCGAGGACCTTCTGCGCCTCTCCCCGCGCCGGCTCAACCGCATCCGCGGCGACAAGATCACCATGATCTTCCAGGAGCCGATGTCTTCGCTCGACCCGCTCTATCGGATCGGCCGGCAGATCGCCGAACCGATGATCCATCACGGAGGGCTGAGCGCCAAGGCGGCGCGGGCAAAAGCGCTCGAACTTCTGAAACTCGTGCGCATTCCGAATGCCGAACGCCGTCTCGACGCCTATCCGCATGAAATGTCCGGCGGCCAGCGCCAGCGCGTCATGATCGCCATGGCACTCGCCAACGATCCCGACATCCTCATCGCAGACGAACCGACGACCGCCCTCGACGTAACGATCCAGGCGGAAATCCTCAGGCTTCTGAAGGATCTTCAGGATCGTCTCGGCATGGCGATCGTTTTCATCACCCACGATCTCGGCATCGTTCGCCGCTTCGCCGACCGCGTCTATGTCATGCGCGCAGGCGAAGTGGTGGAACAGGGCGCCGTCAGCGAGATCTTCGTACGTCCGCAGCACCCCTATACGAAAATGCTCCTCGCCGCAGAGCCGGAGGGACACAAAGAGCCGGTCCCCGATACCGCCCCCGTGCTCCTTCAGGGGCGCGGCGTCTCCGTCTCCTTTAAGATCAAGGAAGGCCTCTTCGGCAAGAATTCCTTCGAATTGAAAGCCGTCGACAACCTGTCTTTGACCTTGAGGCAGGGGCAGACGATCGGCATCGTCGGCGAATCGGGCTCCGGCAAATCGACGCTCGGGCGCGCGCTGTTGCGCCTCATTTCAAGCCGCGGCGACATCATTTTCGAAGGTCAGGATCTGACCGGCGCGGATCTTCGCCGTGATCGACCTTTGCGCCGACAATTGCAGATCGTCTTCCAGGACCCTTACGGTTCGCTGTCGCCGCGCCTCACGGTCGGCCAGATCATCACCGAAGGGCTTCTCGTCCACGAGCCGGAGCTCGGCCGCAAAGAACGCGACCGCCGCGCCGTGGAGGCGCTCAAGGAAGTGCAGCTCGATCCGGCGATGCGCAACCGCTATCCACACGAATTCTCCGGCGGCCAGCGGCAGAGGATCGCGATCGCCCGCGCCATGATCTTGAAGCCGAAAGTGCTCGTCCTCGATGAGCCGACCTCGGCGCTCGATCGCTCGGTGCAGAAGGAGATCGTCGACCTGTTGCGCAAATTGCAGCGCGAGCACAACCTCTCCTATCTCTTCATCAGCCACGATCTCTCGGTGGTGCGGGCGCTTGCCGATACCGTCATCGTCATGAAGGAAGGCAAGGTCGTGGAAGAAGGGCTGACGGAAGACGTCTTCGCCCGCCCGAAGAAGGACTACACCAAAGAGCTGATGGCCGCGGCTTTCATGAGCCAGGAAGCCCGCAGAGAGGCGGAACAGGCAGCCGCTGCAACGCAAGAGGCGGAGGCGTCCTAA
- a CDS encoding ABC transporter permease, which produces MSIAEEPITLDEPTISGRSLWQDALVRLRRNKAAMTSLFILVVMAAASIVGPLVWPHPYDRVYSEYVRVPASLEAYPHEERIVPEMERSLARARVDVASVEVEGDKVRAEITDEDEVDPRITRYVDRSDLFSNAQITETSANGRSAVLEADVARLYFIAGTDGNGRDLLARIFMAIRISLAIGLLATVVALVIGVAYGATAGYLGGRVDNVMMRLVDVLYSLPFIFFVILLVVFFGRNFVLMFIAVGAIEWLDMARIVRGQTLSLKRREFVEAAEALGVSNAGIVRRHIIPNVLGPVAVYMTLLVPKVILLESFLSFLGLGVQEPLTSLGVLISEGAKNMQGASWLLIYPSIALALILFSLNFIGDGLRDALDPKDR; this is translated from the coding sequence ATGTCGATCGCTGAAGAACCCATCACACTCGACGAGCCGACGATCTCCGGCCGCTCGCTGTGGCAGGACGCGCTGGTGCGCCTCAGGCGCAACAAGGCGGCGATGACGAGCCTGTTCATTCTCGTCGTCATGGCAGCCGCCTCCATTGTCGGGCCTCTCGTGTGGCCGCATCCTTATGACCGCGTCTATTCGGAATATGTGCGCGTGCCGGCGAGCCTTGAAGCTTACCCGCATGAAGAGCGCATCGTGCCGGAGATGGAACGCTCGCTTGCCCGCGCCCGTGTCGACGTCGCCTCCGTCGAGGTCGAAGGCGACAAAGTGCGCGCCGAGATCACCGATGAGGACGAAGTCGATCCGCGCATCACGCGCTATGTCGACCGCTCCGACCTCTTCTCCAACGCCCAGATCACGGAGACGTCGGCCAATGGCCGTTCCGCGGTGCTCGAAGCCGACGTCGCGCGGCTTTATTTCATTGCTGGCACCGACGGCAACGGGCGCGATCTCCTGGCGCGTATCTTCATGGCGATCCGCATCTCGCTCGCCATCGGACTTCTGGCGACGGTTGTCGCCCTGGTGATCGGGGTCGCCTACGGCGCCACCGCCGGATATCTGGGCGGGCGCGTCGACAACGTCATGATGCGCCTCGTCGATGTGCTCTATTCGCTGCCCTTCATCTTCTTCGTCATCCTGCTCGTGGTCTTCTTCGGGCGCAATTTCGTGCTGATGTTCATCGCAGTCGGCGCCATCGAATGGCTCGACATGGCGCGTATCGTGCGTGGTCAGACGCTGAGCCTGAAACGACGTGAATTCGTCGAGGCGGCGGAGGCGTTGGGCGTCTCCAACGCAGGTATCGTGCGCCGCCACATCATCCCGAACGTTTTGGGTCCGGTCGCCGTCTACATGACGCTCCTGGTGCCGAAGGTGATCCTCCTGGAGAGTTTCCTCTCCTTCCTCGGTCTCGGCGTCCAGGAGCCTCTGACAAGCCTCGGCGTGCTCATTTCCGAAGGCGCCAAGAACATGCAAGGGGCAAGCTGGCTCCTCATTTATCCCTCGATCGCGCTTGCCCTCATCCTGTTTTCGCTGAACTTCATTGGCGATGGCCTGCGCGACGCGCTCGATCCAAAGGACCGCTGA
- the mtnA gene encoding S-methyl-5-thioribose-1-phosphate isomerase: protein MQVDGTPYRTIWLGDDGETVEIIDQTKLPHRFEIARLETMEDAATAIKDMLVRGAPLIGATAAYGMALAARSDPSNHALSTAYNQLHATRPTAINLRWALDEMMQALSPLSPSERPARAYERAAEIADEDVEINRGIGRAGLPIIEAICAGKRPGETVNILTHCNAGWLATVDWGTATAPIYMAHEAGIPVHVWVDETRPRNQGASLTAWELGHHGVPHTVIADNTGGHLMQHGLVDMVIVGTDRTTASGDVCNKIGTYLKALAARDNAVPFYVGLPSPTIDFRVHDGVKEIPIEERSGDEVAKITGRTAAGEIETVTIIPDGSPVANYAFDVTPARLVTGLVTERGVIEPTAEAIAAAFPERVRVAA from the coding sequence ATGCAGGTCGATGGCACGCCCTATCGCACCATCTGGCTGGGTGACGACGGTGAGACCGTCGAGATCATCGACCAGACGAAGCTGCCGCATCGTTTCGAGATCGCACGCCTTGAGACGATGGAGGACGCGGCAACCGCCATCAAGGACATGCTGGTGCGCGGCGCCCCCCTGATCGGGGCCACCGCCGCCTACGGCATGGCGCTCGCGGCCCGCAGCGATCCCTCCAACCATGCACTCTCCACCGCCTACAACCAACTTCATGCGACCCGCCCGACGGCCATCAATCTCCGCTGGGCGCTCGACGAGATGATGCAGGCCCTGTCGCCGCTATCGCCGAGCGAGCGACCGGCGCGCGCCTACGAGCGTGCCGCCGAAATCGCCGACGAGGATGTCGAGATCAACCGCGGTATCGGTCGCGCCGGTCTTCCCATCATCGAGGCGATCTGCGCGGGCAAGCGGCCGGGCGAGACGGTCAACATCCTCACCCATTGCAATGCCGGCTGGCTGGCGACCGTCGATTGGGGCACGGCGACGGCGCCGATTTATATGGCGCATGAGGCGGGCATTCCCGTCCATGTCTGGGTCGACGAGACGCGGCCCCGCAACCAGGGCGCCTCACTGACCGCCTGGGAACTCGGCCATCACGGCGTGCCGCATACGGTGATTGCCGACAACACCGGCGGCCATCTCATGCAGCATGGGCTGGTCGACATGGTGATCGTCGGCACCGACCGCACGACGGCTTCGGGCGACGTCTGCAACAAGATCGGCACCTATTTGAAAGCGCTCGCCGCGCGCGACAATGCCGTGCCGTTTTATGTCGGCCTGCCCTCGCCGACGATCGATTTTCGCGTCCATGACGGCGTCAAAGAAATCCCGATCGAAGAACGCTCCGGCGACGAAGTGGCGAAAATCACCGGGCGCACGGCGGCGGGCGAAATCGAAACCGTCACCATCATCCCGGACGGCTCACCGGTTGCCAATTACGCCTTCGACGTGACACCCGCCCGCCTCGTCACCGGCCTCGTGACCGAACGCGGCGTCATCGAGCCGACAGCCGAGGCGATCGCCGCAGCGTTCCCGGAAAGAGTGCGGGTGGCGGCTTGA
- a CDS encoding NAD-dependent epimerase/dehydratase family protein, producing MAGKVFVAGASGAVGRRLVPMLIAQGWRVVGLTRHKEKCAELAALGAEPVVGDVFDAACLEEAVTHARPDIVIHQLTDLPPGIDPAEMEEATARNARIRDEGTRNLVAAATAGHVQRFIAQSVAFAYADGPLPHREGDALAIEASGRAGISARGVASLERQVLTSPFEGVILRYGRLYGPGTGIAKAAGAAPVHVDAAAYAALLAADRGEAGIYNIAEDDGTVLSEKARHNLAWSADLRMGETPI from the coding sequence ATGGCGGGAAAGGTTTTTGTGGCGGGAGCAAGCGGCGCGGTCGGGCGCCGACTGGTTCCGATGCTCATAGCTCAAGGTTGGCGGGTCGTTGGTCTGACACGCCATAAAGAGAAATGTGCAGAGCTTGCAGCACTTGGGGCTGAGCCTGTCGTCGGCGACGTGTTCGACGCGGCATGCCTCGAAGAAGCCGTTACGCACGCAAGGCCCGACATCGTCATCCATCAACTGACCGACCTTCCGCCCGGCATCGATCCGGCGGAGATGGAAGAGGCGACCGCACGAAATGCCCGGATCCGCGACGAGGGCACGCGCAATCTCGTCGCCGCCGCGACGGCGGGACACGTTCAGCGCTTCATCGCGCAAAGCGTTGCCTTCGCCTACGCAGATGGACCTTTGCCTCACCGGGAGGGCGATGCGCTTGCGATCGAGGCATCAGGCCGGGCGGGCATTTCCGCGCGCGGCGTGGCAAGTTTGGAAAGGCAGGTCCTCACGAGTCCGTTCGAAGGTGTGATCCTACGCTACGGGCGGCTTTACGGCCCCGGAACCGGCATCGCCAAAGCGGCCGGGGCAGCGCCCGTGCATGTCGACGCGGCGGCATATGCTGCTCTTCTCGCCGCCGATCGGGGCGAAGCAGGCATCTACAACATCGCCGAGGACGACGGCACGGTTCTCAGCGAGAAGGCGAGGCATAACCTCGCCTGGTCCGCCGACTTGCGTATGGGGGAAACCCCGATATGA